A single genomic interval of Asinibacterium sp. OR53 harbors:
- a CDS encoding TlpA disulfide reductase family protein: MKKLLICLCCYLLSVMTEAQSIPKMKIGELMKMVDTSSAPTVFNFWASWCGPCVHEIPWFEKQVAAFKAKGVKLVLVSLDFPDDYPKAIAAFAQKQHYHSSIIWLDEQDPNVFCPMIDKSWDGTIPVTLMVNNKKHYRQFFNHQLPETRLVLELKKLAE; the protein is encoded by the coding sequence ATGAAAAAACTACTTATTTGCTTATGCTGCTACCTGCTATCAGTAATGACGGAGGCCCAGTCGATCCCTAAAATGAAGATCGGTGAACTGATGAAGATGGTTGATACCAGTTCCGCGCCTACGGTCTTTAATTTTTGGGCAAGTTGGTGCGGCCCCTGTGTGCACGAGATCCCCTGGTTCGAAAAACAAGTGGCGGCTTTCAAAGCAAAGGGTGTGAAGTTGGTACTCGTGAGTCTCGACTTCCCCGATGATTATCCCAAAGCGATCGCAGCTTTTGCCCAAAAGCAGCATTATCATTCCAGTATTATATGGCTCGATGAACAAGATCCCAATGTTTTTTGTCCGATGATAGACAAATCCTGGGACGGCACCATCCCGGTGACCTTGATGGTAAACAATAAAAAGCATTACCGGCAATTTTTTAATCACCAGTTACCAGAGACAAGGCTGGTTCTTGAATTGAAGAAATTGGCTGAATAA
- a CDS encoding dipeptide epimerase, whose protein sequence is MKLRYWQQNLPFQYPFTISNGRTKTHQPALVVTLELGPFTGIGEAPAIVYYNITVEQMMADLESKKTLVEKFALTDPERYWHYLHHLFPNNPFLVCALDIACWDLYGKMKGQPLYALWNTKWEHTAITDYTIGIDQIDQMVAKMKAKPWPVYKIKLGTDEDIAIVKALRANTDARFRIDANAGWTTEEALEKIPQLAELGVEFIEQPLAKDNWEGMKVLFEGSPLPLFADESCVTETDVEKCHGRFHGINIKLTKCSGITPARRMITKARSLGMQVMMGSMNESTIGSSAIAHFLPQLDHADLDGPLLLSQDVAQGLTYDFGTVLVSGKPGLGISPL, encoded by the coding sequence TTGAAACTTCGATACTGGCAGCAGAACCTCCCTTTTCAATACCCGTTCACCATCTCGAACGGACGTACCAAAACCCATCAGCCAGCATTGGTAGTAACACTGGAGTTGGGGCCTTTTACCGGCATCGGCGAGGCGCCGGCCATTGTGTATTACAATATCACAGTGGAACAAATGATGGCAGACCTGGAAAGCAAAAAAACATTGGTGGAAAAATTTGCACTCACCGATCCCGAAAGATACTGGCATTACCTGCACCATCTTTTTCCAAACAATCCATTCCTTGTATGTGCACTGGACATAGCCTGCTGGGACCTGTACGGAAAAATGAAAGGCCAGCCGCTCTATGCTTTGTGGAATACGAAATGGGAACATACTGCTATCACAGATTATACCATTGGTATTGACCAGATAGACCAAATGGTGGCCAAAATGAAAGCAAAGCCCTGGCCGGTATACAAGATCAAACTGGGAACCGATGAAGACATCGCCATTGTAAAAGCATTGCGAGCCAATACCGATGCTCGTTTCAGGATCGATGCCAATGCCGGATGGACAACCGAAGAAGCATTGGAAAAAATACCGCAACTGGCCGAACTGGGTGTAGAGTTCATCGAACAACCGCTGGCAAAAGACAACTGGGAGGGGATGAAAGTTTTATTTGAAGGATCGCCACTTCCATTATTTGCAGATGAAAGTTGTGTAACGGAAACAGACGTGGAAAAATGCCATGGCCGTTTTCACGGGATCAACATCAAGCTCACCAAATGCAGTGGCATCACGCCTGCCAGGCGAATGATCACAAAAGCACGTTCATTGGGCATGCAGGTAATGATGGGAAGTATGAATGAATCTACAATTGGTTCATCGGCTATTGCGCATTTTCTGCCGCAACTGGACCATGCAGACCTGGACGGCCCCTTGCTGTTATCACAAGATGTAGCACAAGGGCTGACTTATGATTTCGGAACTGTTCTTGTATCAGGAAAACCTGGCCTGGGTATCAGTCCCTTATAA
- a CDS encoding 4-alpha-glucanotransferase produces the protein MPSARQYHAPAVPATAVAKKAPGVFRKITFQLKFHTLFGQELFIVGNHLLLGNNDLAGALSMEYENGDYWRAVIELNEAQCTDQEITYNYVLKNADGLISFDWGADKKFNPARLCKAETIFYDAWNYAGYFENAFYTEPFKQVLLKHNHTAIKSDHVGKTTHVLMVKSPLLQAGQTLCILGNTVELGNWDTVAPVLMNRQEGEDSFTASLDLSHASFPIAYKYGVYDTEKNIFLRYEDGDNRILNDPGAKNRQVTVNDGFTILPDNTWKGAGVAIPVFGLRSEQSLGVGEFTDLKLLVNWARTTGLKLIQLLPVNDTTATHSWTDSYPYAAISAFALHPIYLNVEVLAGTKNKTIRQKISEERERLNHLPVVDYESVIKTKWSIIQDLYAEAKNDFFLHKDYQDYFEQNKHWLEPYAAFCYLRDLYGTVDFNQWPQYARYDATTIQTLIGSHQDEIGLHYYIQYNLHLQLKEATAYAHANGIIVKGDIAIGVYRHGVDAWQNPELYHMDAQAGAPPDDFAVKGQNWGFPTYNWERMREDGFAWWKQRFEQMSYYFDAFRIDHILGFFRIFSIPMHAIEGIMGHFVPAIPVRINEFHNRKINIDLHRFTQPYISDQVLWEIFGHDNDLVKKEFLQSAGDGSYALKPAFATQRQVETYFAALENDAHHQKVKTGLFDLISNVILFEAEQADGMHFHFRFGMENTSSYRHLDEQTKQALHELYIDYFFRRQDEFWKKEALLKLPALKRVTNMLVCGEDLGLVPACVPDVMHQLGLLSLEIQRMPKASHTKFFNPKDAPYLSVVTPSTHDMSTIRGWWEEDKTTIQQFYNEELEEPGTAPYYCEPWINKAIVLQHLHSPAMWSIFQLQDILGISEQLRRENPGEERINIPANPRHYWQYRMHLTLESLLAANAFNEEFYNYVIASGRLSD, from the coding sequence TTGCCTTCTGCCAGACAATATCATGCTCCTGCTGTGCCTGCAACTGCTGTGGCAAAAAAAGCACCAGGCGTATTTCGGAAAATAACCTTCCAACTGAAATTTCATACGTTATTCGGACAGGAACTGTTCATCGTGGGAAATCATTTGTTGTTAGGCAATAACGATTTAGCGGGTGCATTGTCCATGGAATATGAGAACGGTGATTATTGGCGGGCTGTTATTGAGTTGAACGAAGCGCAATGCACCGACCAGGAGATCACGTATAATTATGTACTGAAAAATGCAGATGGCCTCATTAGTTTTGACTGGGGCGCCGATAAAAAATTCAATCCCGCCAGACTCTGTAAAGCAGAGACTATTTTTTACGATGCCTGGAATTACGCCGGTTATTTTGAGAATGCATTTTATACCGAGCCCTTCAAGCAGGTTTTACTGAAACACAACCATACAGCAATAAAAAGCGATCATGTTGGAAAAACAACGCATGTGCTGATGGTAAAGAGTCCGCTCTTGCAAGCCGGCCAAACCCTGTGCATACTGGGCAATACTGTTGAATTGGGGAATTGGGATACTGTTGCACCGGTATTGATGAACAGGCAGGAAGGGGAGGATAGCTTTACAGCATCGCTCGATCTGAGCCACGCGTCTTTCCCGATTGCTTACAAGTATGGTGTATACGATACAGAGAAAAATATTTTCCTACGGTATGAAGATGGCGACAACAGGATTTTGAACGACCCCGGCGCCAAAAACAGGCAGGTGACTGTGAATGATGGATTCACCATATTGCCCGATAATACCTGGAAAGGTGCAGGCGTTGCTATTCCTGTGTTCGGCCTGCGCAGTGAGCAGAGCCTGGGGGTAGGAGAGTTTACCGACCTGAAACTGCTGGTCAACTGGGCACGTACTACGGGCTTGAAACTGATACAGCTGTTACCGGTGAACGATACAACGGCTACACATAGCTGGACAGATTCTTATCCGTATGCAGCGATTTCGGCTTTTGCACTGCATCCTATTTACCTGAATGTGGAAGTGCTTGCCGGTACCAAAAACAAAACCATACGGCAAAAAATATCCGAAGAAAGAGAGCGGCTGAATCATTTGCCGGTAGTGGATTATGAATCGGTGATCAAGACCAAGTGGTCGATCATCCAGGACCTGTATGCAGAAGCAAAAAATGATTTTTTCCTGCACAAAGATTACCAGGATTATTTTGAACAGAACAAACATTGGCTGGAACCCTATGCTGCCTTTTGTTACCTGCGCGACCTGTATGGAACGGTTGATTTCAACCAGTGGCCTCAATATGCCCGGTACGATGCAACCACCATTCAAACACTGATCGGTTCACACCAGGATGAAATAGGGTTACATTATTATATCCAGTACAACCTGCACTTACAACTGAAAGAAGCCACCGCTTATGCACATGCGAATGGCATCATTGTTAAAGGCGATATAGCCATTGGTGTGTACAGGCATGGTGTGGATGCATGGCAGAATCCTGAATTGTATCACATGGATGCGCAGGCGGGTGCGCCACCCGATGATTTTGCCGTGAAGGGACAGAACTGGGGATTTCCCACTTACAACTGGGAGCGCATGCGTGAAGATGGTTTCGCCTGGTGGAAGCAGCGTTTTGAACAGATGAGTTACTATTTCGATGCTTTCCGTATCGATCATATATTGGGTTTCTTCCGGATATTCAGCATTCCCATGCATGCAATAGAAGGTATCATGGGACATTTTGTGCCTGCTATTCCGGTACGCATCAATGAATTTCATAACAGGAAGATCAATATAGATCTGCATCGTTTTACCCAGCCATATATCTCAGATCAGGTATTATGGGAAATATTCGGGCACGACAACGATCTGGTTAAAAAAGAATTTCTGCAATCTGCCGGAGATGGTTCGTATGCTCTCAAACCTGCTTTTGCTACACAACGGCAGGTAGAGACTTATTTCGCAGCGCTGGAAAATGATGCGCATCACCAGAAAGTCAAAACGGGTCTTTTCGATTTGATCAGCAATGTGATATTGTTCGAAGCAGAGCAGGCTGATGGCATGCATTTTCATTTCCGTTTCGGGATGGAAAATACCAGTTCATATCGCCACCTCGATGAGCAGACAAAACAGGCCCTGCATGAGCTGTATATAGATTATTTCTTCCGCAGACAGGATGAGTTCTGGAAGAAAGAAGCGTTGCTCAAACTGCCTGCTTTGAAGCGGGTGACCAATATGCTGGTATGCGGGGAAGACCTGGGCCTCGTGCCGGCTTGTGTACCTGATGTGATGCACCAATTGGGACTGCTGAGCCTTGAGATACAGCGGATGCCCAAGGCCAGCCATACAAAATTCTTCAACCCCAAAGATGCGCCTTACCTGAGTGTGGTAACGCCCTCTACGCATGATATGAGTACCATACGCGGCTGGTGGGAAGAAGACAAAACAACGATACAGCAATTCTACAACGAGGAACTTGAAGAGCCCGGAACAGCGCCTTATTATTGTGAGCCATGGATCAACAAAGCCATTGTATTGCAACACCTGCATTCACCCGCTATGTGGAGCATTTTTCAATTGCAGGATATCCTGGGCATAAGCGAGCAATTGCGCCGCGAGAATCCCGGTGAAGAACGTATCAACATACCCGCTAATCCCCGCCATTACTGGCAATACCGCATGCACCTTACTTTGGAATCATTACTTGCGGCCAATGCATTCAATGAGGAATTCTATAATTATGTAATAGCCAGTGGCAGATTGTCTGATTAA
- the rnhA gene encoding ribonuclease HI has protein sequence MSEQLQGHQLLIYTDGAARGNPGPGGYGVVLLWGQQRKELSAGYRLTTNNRMELLAVIVALESLTKKNIPLTIYTDSQYIVNSVEKKWLDNWIRTDFKGGKKNKDLWTRYYQLTRHYKPRFVWVKGHADNALNNRCDELATAAADSKHLLIDEGYERSLNV, from the coding sequence ATGAGTGAACAACTACAGGGACACCAGTTACTCATTTATACCGATGGCGCTGCAAGGGGTAATCCCGGGCCTGGCGGTTATGGTGTGGTATTGCTATGGGGACAACAGCGCAAAGAATTATCGGCCGGCTATCGTCTTACCACCAACAATCGCATGGAATTGCTGGCGGTGATCGTGGCACTGGAATCGCTCACTAAAAAAAATATTCCACTCACTATCTATACCGATAGCCAGTATATAGTGAATTCCGTAGAAAAAAAATGGCTCGACAACTGGATACGCACCGATTTCAAAGGAGGGAAAAAAAATAAAGACCTCTGGACGCGTTATTATCAACTCACACGCCATTACAAACCGCGCTTTGTATGGGTGAAGGGACATGCCGATAATGCCCTGAATAACCGTTGCGATGAGCTCGCTACAGCAGCGGCCGACAGCAAGCATTTATTGATTGATGAAGGATATGAACGGTCACTCAACGTCTGA
- a CDS encoding acyl-CoA carboxylase subunit beta codes for MKHQFNRNEDWMKLAVSQVRSRFEQICQGGGKKAIARQAERNKLTARERIAYLCDSDQPFHEIGAFAGYDMYEAEGGCPAGGTVAGIGYISGRQCVVVANDQTVKAGAWFPITGKKNLRLQEIAMENRLPIIYLVDSAGVFLPMQDEIFPDKEHFGRIFRNNARMSAMGITQIAAVMGACVAGGAYLPIMSDETLMVEGNGSIFLAGPYLVKAAIGEEVDAETLGGAETHNAISGIADYKFSNEQECLDHIKKMVSKLGPQALAGFNRTTALPPKKDPAHLYGIIPEGNLRPYDMREIIACITDDSVFEEFKQEYGQTILCGYARIDGWAVGIVANQRLVCKTKKGEMQLGGVIYNDSADKAARFILNCNQKKIPLVFLQDVTGFMVGSRSEHSGIIKDGAKLVNAVANSIVPKITIIIGNSYGAGNYAMCGKAYDPRFIYAWPSARIAVMGGEQAAKTLLQIQVAAMKQQGKEISSEEEQQLLQTIKDRYESQTSPYYAAARLWVDDIIDPIQTRELIAAGIHAANHNAVIDEFKTGVFQV; via the coding sequence ATGAAGCATCAATTCAACCGCAACGAAGACTGGATGAAGTTGGCTGTATCGCAGGTGCGCAGCCGGTTTGAGCAAATTTGCCAGGGAGGCGGCAAAAAGGCTATTGCCCGCCAGGCAGAGCGTAACAAGCTCACAGCCCGTGAAAGGATCGCTTACCTGTGTGACAGTGACCAACCTTTTCATGAAATAGGCGCTTTCGCCGGTTATGATATGTATGAGGCTGAAGGCGGGTGCCCGGCCGGCGGAACCGTTGCCGGCATCGGTTACATCAGCGGCAGGCAATGCGTGGTGGTGGCCAACGACCAGACTGTGAAAGCGGGCGCCTGGTTTCCCATCACCGGTAAAAAAAACCTGCGCTTGCAGGAAATAGCTATGGAGAACAGGTTACCCATCATTTACCTGGTAGATAGTGCAGGTGTATTCCTTCCCATGCAGGATGAAATATTTCCCGACAAAGAACATTTTGGGAGGATATTCCGCAACAATGCCCGCATGAGCGCTATGGGCATTACACAGATCGCGGCTGTGATGGGCGCATGCGTGGCAGGCGGCGCTTACCTGCCCATCATGAGCGATGAGACCCTGATGGTAGAAGGCAACGGCAGTATTTTTTTAGCAGGGCCTTATCTTGTCAAGGCAGCCATTGGCGAAGAAGTGGATGCAGAAACATTGGGGGGCGCTGAAACACACAATGCCATCAGCGGCATTGCCGATTATAAATTCAGCAATGAACAGGAATGCCTCGATCACATCAAAAAAATGGTATCTAAATTAGGGCCGCAAGCATTGGCAGGATTCAACAGAACAACTGCCCTGCCACCTAAAAAAGATCCTGCGCATTTATATGGCATCATTCCCGAAGGCAACCTCAGACCTTACGATATGCGCGAGATCATCGCCTGTATTACCGATGATAGTGTATTCGAAGAATTCAAACAGGAATATGGACAAACCATTCTCTGTGGTTATGCCCGTATCGACGGATGGGCAGTAGGTATTGTGGCTAACCAACGGCTCGTATGCAAAACAAAAAAAGGAGAAATGCAATTGGGCGGTGTTATTTACAACGACAGTGCTGATAAAGCAGCCCGCTTCATTCTCAATTGCAACCAGAAAAAAATACCGCTTGTTTTTTTGCAGGATGTGACCGGCTTCATGGTAGGCAGCCGCAGCGAACACAGTGGCATCATCAAAGACGGCGCCAAGCTGGTGAATGCAGTGGCTAATTCCATAGTGCCAAAGATCACCATCATAATAGGCAACAGCTATGGCGCCGGTAATTATGCCATGTGCGGCAAAGCCTATGATCCGCGTTTCATTTATGCATGGCCTTCGGCAAGGATCGCCGTGATGGGTGGTGAGCAGGCTGCTAAAACTTTATTACAGATACAGGTAGCGGCCATGAAGCAACAAGGCAAAGAAATATCGTCCGAAGAAGAACAGCAATTGTTGCAAACCATCAAAGACCGTTACGAAAGCCAGACCTCTCCGTATTATGCAGCGGCCAGGTTATGGGTGGATGATATCATTGATCCTATTCAAACACGTGAACTGATCGCTGCCGGCATTCATGCGGCCAACCACAATGCTGTTATTGATGAATTTAAAACCGGTGTGTTCCAGGTCTGA
- a CDS encoding RNA methyltransferase: MTPERKNKLIQVLNKRQPNLTVVMENIQDPHNIAAVMRTCDAVGIQDIYILNTKIPRHDKFGPKSSSSAAKWLTVHHFDNAAACFAQLRQQYSRIFTTHLAADAVSVYDIDFTGSVALVFGNEHSGVSEEIRLLADGNFIIPQVGIIQSLNVSVACAVSIYEAMRQKTLAGHYEQQSLPKAQSDQLMTEWGITTQNY, translated from the coding sequence ATGACACCGGAAAGGAAAAATAAATTGATACAAGTATTGAATAAGCGCCAACCCAACCTGACTGTAGTGATGGAAAATATACAGGATCCGCATAATATTGCCGCAGTCATGCGAACCTGTGATGCGGTAGGCATACAGGATATATATATTCTAAATACCAAAATTCCACGTCACGACAAGTTCGGACCTAAAAGCAGCAGCAGCGCAGCCAAATGGTTGACCGTACATCATTTCGATAATGCTGCAGCGTGCTTTGCACAATTAAGACAGCAATACAGCCGCATTTTTACCACGCATCTTGCCGCCGATGCTGTAAGTGTTTATGATATCGATTTTACAGGGAGTGTAGCGCTTGTGTTCGGCAATGAGCATTCCGGCGTGAGTGAAGAGATCAGGTTGCTGGCCGACGGTAATTTCATCATCCCCCAGGTTGGCATCATCCAAAGCCTGAATGTGTCTGTTGCCTGCGCTGTGAGTATTTATGAAGCTATGCGACAGAAAACCCTTGCAGGGCATTATGAGCAGCAGTCTCTGCCGAAAGCTCAATCAGATCAACTAATGACCGAATGGGGTATTACAACCCAGAATTATTAA
- the manA gene encoding mannose-6-phosphate isomerase, class I: MQQQSDKIIRLQGKVQHYAWGGAEFIPGLLGISNEQKKPFAEYWMGAHPSAPSELISSKGNQSLYEAISCHPATMLGEKVYQAFGELPYLFKVLDVKQMLSIQVHPTKKEAEKGYDAEEAEGIPLNAPHRNYKDRNHKPEVMVALSEFWLLHGFKSKAALEKLLSEVPEFNVFLPYFRKAGVKALYQMVMEMGQAEVSALLTPLVKRAIRLKQEGTIDPSHPAWWVAEWYAYQPEGADIDRGIFSIYFFNIVRLSPGQAIFQGAGIPHAYLQGQNIELMANSDNVLRGGLTPKHIDVPELMKHTIFEEVVPEILNGKTVLPGETVYPCPVPDFGISKIELNSGLSYTSRAASLEICIVTDGGALIDNSLVLKRGEAVAMLPGAEYTIYASGPCTIFKAFVPGESSDVE, encoded by the coding sequence ATGCAACAACAAAGCGATAAAATCATACGACTGCAAGGTAAAGTGCAACACTACGCTTGGGGCGGAGCGGAATTTATCCCGGGTCTTTTGGGTATTTCCAATGAACAGAAAAAACCTTTTGCAGAATACTGGATGGGCGCACATCCTTCTGCACCTTCTGAACTCATCTCTTCTAAAGGGAATCAATCATTATATGAAGCCATCAGCTGTCACCCGGCAACTATGCTGGGTGAAAAAGTGTACCAGGCTTTTGGTGAACTGCCTTATCTCTTCAAAGTGCTCGATGTGAAGCAGATGCTTTCCATACAAGTGCATCCTACCAAAAAAGAAGCGGAAAAAGGATATGATGCGGAAGAAGCGGAGGGCATACCATTGAACGCACCACATCGCAACTATAAAGACCGCAACCATAAACCCGAAGTGATGGTAGCGTTGAGCGAGTTCTGGCTATTACATGGATTTAAATCCAAAGCGGCGCTGGAAAAGTTGTTGAGTGAAGTGCCTGAATTCAATGTATTCCTGCCTTATTTCAGGAAAGCGGGCGTTAAGGCTTTGTATCAGATGGTAATGGAAATGGGACAAGCCGAAGTGAGTGCTTTATTGACCCCATTGGTAAAAAGAGCTATCCGGTTGAAACAGGAAGGAACCATCGACCCGTCGCACCCCGCATGGTGGGTGGCGGAATGGTATGCTTACCAGCCTGAAGGAGCGGATATTGACAGGGGTATTTTTTCGATTTATTTTTTCAACATTGTTCGGCTCAGTCCCGGCCAGGCCATATTCCAGGGTGCGGGTATTCCGCATGCATACCTGCAGGGACAAAACATAGAGTTGATGGCCAATAGCGATAATGTATTACGGGGCGGACTCACACCCAAACACATTGATGTGCCGGAGCTCATGAAGCATACCATTTTTGAAGAAGTAGTACCTGAAATTCTGAATGGAAAAACAGTGCTCCCGGGAGAAACCGTTTATCCATGCCCTGTGCCTGATTTTGGTATCAGCAAAATTGAACTCAATAGCGGACTTTCTTATACCAGCCGGGCTGCTTCGCTTGAAATATGCATTGTAACAGATGGCGGCGCATTGATCGATAATAGCCTTGTGCTGAAAAGGGGAGAAGCAGTGGCTATGCTGCCAGGAGCTGAATATACTATTTATGCATCCGGACCCTGTACCATCTTCAAAGCATTCGTGCCTGGTGAATCATCAGACGTTGAGTGA
- a CDS encoding PhzF family phenazine biosynthesis protein — translation MSLPIYIVNAFTHTMFGGNPAAVCPLESWLPTDTMQQLANQNNLSETAFFVQRKDGAYDIRWFTPEFEIDLAGHPTLATAFIIFTELGYNQPSIRFYCKSGELNVTRKEDILEMNFPARMPVAVEAPVELLKGLSIPPARVLKSRDYFVVYNTQEEVEKVTPNYLHLNQVPNTTGIIVTAKGHEADFVSRFFVPNSAIGEDPVTGSAHATLIPFWANELQRTDMKAIQLSKRRGHLWCGFLGERVTIAGQAILYMKGTYSLS, via the coding sequence ATGTCATTACCCATTTATATTGTCAATGCATTCACACATACCATGTTCGGCGGCAATCCGGCAGCTGTATGTCCGCTTGAGTCCTGGCTTCCCACCGACACCATGCAGCAATTAGCCAATCAAAACAATTTATCTGAGACTGCTTTTTTTGTGCAACGGAAAGACGGCGCTTATGATATCCGTTGGTTCACTCCTGAATTTGAAATAGACCTTGCCGGGCATCCAACACTGGCTACGGCATTCATCATTTTCACAGAACTGGGATACAATCAGCCATCTATCCGCTTTTATTGCAAAAGTGGTGAACTCAACGTTACCCGTAAAGAAGATATATTGGAAATGAATTTCCCTGCACGCATGCCCGTTGCTGTAGAAGCGCCGGTTGAACTGCTGAAGGGACTGAGTATCCCTCCTGCCCGTGTACTGAAGTCGCGCGATTATTTTGTGGTGTACAACACACAGGAAGAAGTAGAAAAAGTAACGCCCAATTATTTGCACCTGAACCAGGTGCCCAATACAACAGGCATCATTGTTACCGCAAAAGGACATGAAGCCGATTTTGTATCACGTTTTTTTGTACCCAACTCTGCTATCGGAGAAGACCCTGTTACCGGATCAGCCCATGCTACACTCATTCCATTCTGGGCCAATGAACTACAGCGAACAGATATGAAAGCCATTCAATTGTCTAAAAGACGCGGTCATCTTTGGTGTGGTTTTCTGGGAGAAAGGGTTACCATTGCTGGACAGGCCATATTGTACATGAAAGGAACTTATTCGCTGTCATGA